One part of the Arabidopsis thaliana chromosome 1 sequence genome encodes these proteins:
- a CDS encoding uncharacterized protein (unknown protein; BEST Arabidopsis thaliana protein match is: unknown protein (TAIR:AT2G10602.1); Has 3 Blast hits to 3 proteins in 1 species: Archae - 0; Bacteria - 0; Metazoa - 0; Fungi - 0; Plants - 3; Viruses - 0; Other Eukaryotes - 0 (source: NCBI BLink).), whose amino-acid sequence MVCFQVQNKFTRSLLDPLPYCPRGEPEEQLLDQLFIASEGKQQSSYSTREPEEAAIYSTSLLDPGSHRGGSRFYSIKAALEEATDRSTCPSYSILYLTPLLDQGRPTLQDLLIIQSVFGSSSFPTQSDS is encoded by the exons atggtgtgttttcaggtgcaaaaTAAGTTTACAAGGagtttactcgaccctctACCCTATTGCCCCAGAGGGGAACCAGAGGAGCAGCTACTCGACCAATTATTCATTGCCTCAGAGGGGAAGCAGCAGAGCAGCTACTCGACCA GGGAACCAGAGGAAGCAGCaatctactcgaccagtttactcgatccaggcagccaCAGAGGAGGCAGCAGattctactcgatcaaggcGGCCTTAGAGGAAGCAACAGATCGATCTACTtgcccctcctactcgatcctctactTGACCCctttactcgatcaagggcGACctactctacaagacttgttgatcattcaaagcgtcttcggatcctcctcattccccactcaatCAGACAGTTGA
- a CDS encoding uncharacterized protein (unknown protein; Has 0 Blast hits to 0 proteins in 0 species (source: NCBI BLink).): protein MDPYWRSRSYVIEPLRERRKVSNKVFSRLSHASGCCGYCRSRGKKDGIRHNLSPLVRIEGFLLAGVVLMYLRVKHFGRFIAVRWLAEKAMDLESARTGASDSLPPGNNMI, encoded by the exons ATGGATCCATATTGGCGGTCTAGAAGTTATGTTATCGAGCCACTTAGAGAACGCCGAAAAGTGAGCAACAAAGTTTTCTCGCGACTCAGCCATGCATCTGGTTGTTGCGGCTACTGCAGAAGTCGAGGGAAGAAAGATGG GATTCGCCACAATTTATCTCCATTAGTCCGGATTGAAGGGTTCTTGCTCGCTGGG GTTGTGCTGATGTATTTGAGGGTTAAGCATTTTGGGAGATTTATAGCGGTCAGGTGGCTCGCTGAAAAGG cCATGGATCTTGAATCCGCCAGAACTGGTGCTTCCGACTCTCTTCCACCGGGAAACAACATGATCtga